A section of the Agromyces aurantiacus genome encodes:
- a CDS encoding IclR family transcriptional regulator — protein sequence MAGGGADSRSVAEKLFAIADAFAGREDLSLSEIASRARLPLSTAHRLVGEWVEWGGLVRGDDGRYRVGMRLWRLGVRQPTALRLRRIAMPYLRDLLESTGEHVHLAVRDGLGAIYLERLSGPGAVPVISDVGSRLPLHATGVGLVLLAHAPTEVFDEVLASNPRRYLPNTLTDERGLRRRLAEIRSFGLSTSVEELTVGAFSVAAPVRDASGEVVAAVSIIAHVERVGEPQFALGVRMAARGVSSALGFRAPGE from the coding sequence ATGGCGGGAGGCGGCGCGGACTCGCGCTCGGTGGCGGAGAAGCTCTTCGCGATCGCCGACGCGTTCGCCGGCCGCGAGGACCTCAGCCTCTCCGAGATCGCGTCGCGCGCGCGGCTGCCGCTCTCGACGGCGCACCGGCTCGTCGGCGAGTGGGTCGAATGGGGCGGGCTCGTGCGCGGCGACGACGGACGGTACCGGGTCGGCATGCGGCTCTGGCGGCTCGGCGTTCGCCAGCCCACCGCATTGCGGCTCCGGCGCATCGCCATGCCGTACCTGCGCGACCTCCTCGAGTCGACGGGCGAGCACGTGCACCTCGCGGTGCGCGACGGGCTCGGTGCGATCTACCTCGAGCGCCTGTCCGGTCCGGGCGCGGTTCCGGTGATCTCGGATGTCGGCTCGCGCCTGCCGCTGCACGCGACCGGCGTGGGCCTCGTCCTCCTGGCGCACGCGCCCACCGAGGTGTTCGACGAGGTGCTCGCATCGAACCCCCGGAGGTACCTGCCGAACACGTTGACCGACGAGCGCGGGCTGCGCCGCCGGCTCGCCGAGATCCGCTCGTTCGGCCTGTCGACCTCGGTCGAGGAGCTCACCGTCGGCGCCTTCTCGGTGGCGGCGCCGGTGCGCGACGCGAGCGGCGAGGTCGTCGCGGCGGTGTCGATCATCGCGCACGTCGAGCGGGTCGGCGAGCCGCAGTTCGCACTCGGCGTGCGGATGGCCGCGCGCGGCGTCTCCTCGGCGCTCGGCTTCCGCGCACCGGGGGAGTGA
- a CDS encoding VOC family protein produces MIKLLSHLSYLEIAAPDVEASVRFYEEQVGLRVQSRANGKVYLRSWGDYYNYSLVIAEGPEPALNVMAWRTSSPEALDEAATRIEDAGVTGEWIDEGHGHGRSYRFTGPWGHTMELFWDVEKYVAPEEFRSVFPDRPEKRTQHAVGPRQLDHVTVAASDVRAFTEWYRDVLGFRIMAYTTLDDYPVTVFGVITTNEKSHDLGVVLDSSDRPGRVNHFAFWVDSREELLQAADVLMERGTHIEYGPSIHGVGEQSFLYFRDPSGMRIEWNTGGYRNYVPDWEPGEWKPSTGSNNLYRNGAMPMSMTESFPPDPGKPTATEEGIVPGTEEAILNPYAVQGRG; encoded by the coding sequence ATGATCAAACTCCTCTCCCACCTCTCCTACCTCGAGATCGCGGCGCCCGACGTCGAGGCCTCCGTCCGCTTCTACGAGGAGCAGGTCGGGCTTCGGGTGCAGTCGCGCGCGAACGGCAAGGTCTACCTGCGCTCGTGGGGCGACTACTACAACTACTCGCTCGTCATCGCCGAGGGTCCCGAGCCCGCGCTGAACGTCATGGCCTGGCGCACCTCGAGCCCCGAGGCGCTCGACGAGGCGGCCACGCGCATCGAGGACGCCGGCGTCACCGGCGAGTGGATCGACGAGGGCCACGGGCACGGTCGCTCGTACCGCTTCACCGGACCGTGGGGCCACACGATGGAGCTGTTCTGGGACGTCGAGAAGTACGTCGCACCCGAGGAGTTCCGCTCGGTCTTCCCCGACCGCCCCGAGAAGCGCACGCAGCACGCCGTGGGCCCGCGCCAGCTCGACCACGTCACGGTCGCCGCGTCCGACGTGCGCGCGTTCACCGAGTGGTACCGCGACGTGCTCGGCTTCCGCATCATGGCCTACACGACCCTCGACGACTACCCCGTGACGGTCTTCGGCGTGATCACCACGAACGAGAAGTCGCACGACCTCGGCGTCGTCCTCGACAGCTCCGACCGCCCCGGCCGCGTGAACCACTTCGCGTTCTGGGTCGACTCGCGCGAGGAGCTGCTCCAGGCCGCCGACGTGCTCATGGAGCGCGGCACCCACATCGAGTACGGGCCGTCGATCCACGGCGTGGGCGAGCAGAGCTTCCTCTACTTCCGCGACCCGAGCGGCATGCGCATCGAGTGGAACACGGGCGGGTACCGCAACTACGTGCCCGACTGGGAGCCCGGCGAGTGGAAGCCGTCCACCGGCTCGAACAACCTCTACCGCAACGGCGCCATGCCGATGTCGATGACCGAGTCGTTCCCGCCGGACCCCGGCAAGCCCACCGCGACCGAGGAGGGCATCGTGCCCGGCACCGAGGAGGCGATCCTCAACCCCTACGCCGTGCAGGGACGCGGCTGA